A single region of the Ignavibacteria bacterium genome encodes:
- a CDS encoding thymidine phosphorylase has translation MNPVEIIKKKREGIKLSRIELEFFIKNFLEGKIADYQMSAFLMATLLSGMDDEETTILTEQMLHSGVVVDLSEIPGVKVDKHSTGGVGDKVSLILAPMVAACGVPVPMISGRGLGHTGGTLDKLESIPGFNVNLSLAEYKNVISEIGLVMIGQTKEIAPADKRMYALRDVTATVESIPLISASIMSKKLAEGIDALVLDVKTGRGAFMQTFDNSV, from the coding sequence ATGAACCCAGTAGAAATCATAAAAAAGAAACGAGAAGGAATAAAACTCAGCAGAATCGAATTAGAATTCTTCATCAAAAATTTTCTCGAAGGAAAAATTGCGGATTACCAAATGTCCGCATTTTTGATGGCAACACTTCTGAGCGGAATGGATGACGAGGAAACAACAATTCTCACAGAACAAATGCTGCACAGCGGCGTTGTTGTTGACCTTTCGGAAATTCCCGGAGTCAAGGTGGATAAACATTCTACCGGCGGTGTTGGTGATAAAGTTTCGCTCATTCTTGCGCCAATGGTTGCGGCGTGTGGTGTTCCCGTGCCAATGATTAGCGGTCGAGGACTTGGCCACACGGGAGGAACGCTTGATAAACTCGAATCCATTCCCGGTTTCAATGTCAATCTTTCGCTTGCGGAATATAAAAATGTCATTAGCGAAATCGGTCTCGTGATGATTGGGCAAACGAAAGAAATTGCTCCCGCCGATAAACGTATGTATGCCTTGCGCGACGTAACTGCAACAGTGGAAAGTATTCCGTTGATTTCTGCGAGCATTATGAGTAAAAAACTTGCAGAAGGAATTGATGCGCTTGTGCTTGACGTAAAAACCGGTCGCGGCGCATTTATGCAAACGTTTGATAACAGCGTC
- a CDS encoding NUDIX hydrolase produces the protein MTNLKLLNRKNIYNGVVFDIVKDECEYISSGTKTIREVAFHNGGAVVVPMLNDKKVILVKQFRYPLQQEIIELPAGKLFKNEEPLHCAKRELEEETGYVAKKWKHLTSIFTTPGFCSEQLHIFLAQDLHKAKGGRKLEEGEEGMELLVLPFDKVLKMIKQKKIVDGKTISGIMLAMLGFKDSSGRGIK, from the coding sequence ATGACAAACCTCAAACTTCTCAATCGAAAAAATATTTACAACGGTGTAGTCTTTGATATTGTAAAAGACGAATGTGAATATATTTCAAGCGGAACAAAAACGATTCGGGAGGTTGCTTTTCACAATGGCGGCGCAGTTGTCGTTCCAATGTTGAATGATAAAAAAGTAATTCTTGTAAAACAATTTCGTTATCCGTTGCAACAAGAAATCATCGAACTTCCCGCAGGAAAGTTATTCAAGAATGAAGAACCACTTCACTGCGCAAAACGTGAACTCGAAGAAGAAACCGGTTATGTTGCAAAGAAATGGAAACATTTGACTTCGATTTTTACAACGCCGGGATTTTGCAGCGAACAACTTCACATTTTCCTCGCTCAAGATTTACACAAAGCAAAAGGCGGAAGAAAACTGGAAGAAGGCGAAGAAGGAATGGAACTTCTCGTGTTGCCATTCGACAAAGTTTTGAAAATGATTAAGCAGAAAAAAATTGTTGATGGAAAAACTATTTCGGGAATTATGCTTGCGATGTTAGGATTCAAGGATTCAAGTGGTCGAGGAATCAAGTGA
- a CDS encoding mechanosensitive ion channel family protein — MFIATILSNEYLLAAIIIAAGFIIGKIGKFLLTFIEKRFTSKSETTLDDKIVVLFKQKITSIFLLLGTYIAITELQGRFASDEELSRILHFVRNGFYVISLYVSSRIVLKILNALVEWYFDEQLQSDSGKISETVTPLFEKFLTIVVMLGSAMILLDNFGVNIGSLLVSLGVGSLAIALAAQETIANMIAGIVILVDRPFHVGDRIQMQSGEIGDIQQIGLRSTRILNIDKNIIVVPNAELVKNRIVNYSFPNEMMRAIVRVNVAYNADVQKVKSTLFELFSSHKNIVQEPKPDVCLIDFGNFGMTFECVGFVNEYQKRFETETQLREKIIEAFRREGIEIPTQQIVQVKN, encoded by the coding sequence ATGTTTATCGCAACAATACTTTCCAATGAATATTTACTTGCCGCAATTATTATCGCGGCGGGATTTATTATTGGAAAAATCGGAAAATTTTTACTTACGTTTATCGAAAAGCGTTTCACGAGTAAATCGGAAACTACGCTCGATGATAAAATTGTCGTTCTCTTCAAACAAAAAATCACTTCGATATTTTTGCTGCTTGGAACATACATTGCTATTACAGAACTGCAAGGAAGATTTGCTTCCGATGAAGAACTATCGCGCATTCTTCACTTTGTACGCAATGGATTTTATGTAATATCTCTCTATGTTTCTTCACGCATTGTTCTCAAAATTCTCAACGCGCTTGTCGAATGGTATTTTGATGAGCAACTGCAAAGTGATTCGGGAAAAATTTCCGAAACAGTTACGCCTCTCTTTGAAAAGTTTTTGACAATCGTCGTAATGCTTGGTTCAGCAATGATTTTGCTCGACAATTTTGGCGTGAACATCGGAAGTTTGCTTGTTTCACTCGGCGTTGGTTCGCTGGCAATTGCACTCGCGGCGCAAGAAACAATTGCAAATATGATTGCTGGGATTGTTATTCTTGTTGATAGACCGTTTCACGTTGGCGATAGAATTCAAATGCAATCGGGAGAAATCGGAGACATTCAGCAAATCGGCTTGCGCAGCACTCGCATTTTGAATATTGATAAAAATATTATCGTCGTTCCGAATGCCGAACTTGTTAAAAACAGAATCGTCAATTATTCTTTTCCAAATGAAATGATGCGAGCGATTGTCCGCGTGAATGTTGCCTATAATGCCGATGTTCAAAAAGTGAAAAGCACTTTATTCGAGTTATTTTCTTCGCACAAAAATATTGTACAAGAACCAAAACCTGATGTATGTTTAATTGATTTTGGAAATTTCGGAATGACGTTTGAATGTGTCGGTTTTGTCAATGAATATCAAAAACGTTTTGAAACAGAAACGCAACTTCGGGAAAAAATAATTGAAGCATTTCGAAGAGAAGGAATCGAAATTCCGACACAACAAATTGTGCAGGTAAAAAATTAA
- a CDS encoding 4a-hydroxytetrahydrobiopterin dehydratase: MLLSQTQIQIELQKLSVWKLAENEITKQFVFKDFIQAIGFINQVAILAEKFDHHPDIDIRWNKVTLTLFTHSAGGLTEKDFILAKEIDKIVS, translated from the coding sequence ATGCTTTTATCACAAACTCAAATTCAAATAGAATTACAAAAACTTTCCGTGTGGAAACTTGCAGAGAATGAAATCACGAAACAATTTGTGTTCAAAGATTTTATTCAAGCAATTGGTTTTATCAATCAAGTTGCAATCCTCGCGGAAAAATTTGACCATCATCCCGATATTGATATTCGCTGGAATAAAGTTACGCTCACGCTTTTCACACACAGTGCAGGCGGATTAACGGAAAAAGATTTTATACTTGCAAAAGAAATTGATAAAATCGTTAGTTAG
- a CDS encoding glutamate racemase: MHDKSFLPIGVFDSGIGGLTVVHSLLNILPHENIIYFGDTARVPYGPKSPETVRCYAKQDAQFLVSQKVKIIVVACNTVSAVALDVVQKEANVPVVGVIIPGAKSAVHSTKKKRIGVIGTKATIASNAYTNAIRQLDDSIKVFGKSCPLFVPLAEEGFTEHKATEMLAKEYLFSFKQDKIDTLVLGCTHYPLLKNVIQNVLEDVTLIDSGVATAESVKLLLEEKGLRNTSKHKPNILFFVSDVPEKFSEVGERFLGMKMGKVRRAEGVF, encoded by the coding sequence ATGCATGACAAATCTTTTCTTCCCATCGGCGTTTTTGATTCCGGTATCGGTGGATTAACTGTTGTCCATTCGCTTCTCAACATACTTCCTCACGAAAACATAATTTACTTTGGTGATACGGCACGAGTTCCGTATGGTCCAAAATCTCCTGAAACTGTTCGTTGTTATGCAAAACAAGATGCACAATTTCTTGTTTCGCAAAAGGTGAAAATAATTGTTGTTGCGTGTAATACCGTTTCTGCCGTTGCGCTTGATGTTGTTCAAAAAGAAGCGAATGTTCCGGTTGTTGGGGTAATCATTCCCGGAGCGAAATCTGCTGTTCATTCAACGAAAAAAAAAAGAATCGGAGTAATTGGAACAAAAGCAACAATTGCGAGCAATGCTTATACAAATGCTATTCGTCAACTTGATGATTCGATAAAAGTATTTGGAAAATCCTGTCCGTTGTTTGTTCCGCTTGCAGAAGAAGGATTTACCGAACACAAAGCAACGGAAATGCTTGCGAAAGAATATTTGTTTTCGTTCAAGCAAGACAAAATTGATACGCTTGTTCTCGGATGTACGCATTATCCATTATTGAAAAACGTAATTCAAAATGTTCTCGAAGACGTAACGTTAATTGATTCAGGCGTTGCAACTGCTGAATCAGTGAAACTTCTTTTAGAAGAAAAAGGTTTGCGCAATACGAGCAAACACAAACCGAATATTCTATTTTTCGTGAGCGATGTTCCCGAAAAATTTTCCGAAGTAGGAGAGAGGTTTTTGGGAATGAAGATGGGAAAAGTGCGAAGAGCTGAAGGGGTTTTTTAA
- a CDS encoding T9SS type A sorting domain-containing protein — protein sequence MKSINNILVLLLLFFFTISSVSVTLSNEKFSSRKKPALVVKKKNVKGIRRFSFEQKYSYGTNQKKIIKSYYLEDFESQNFPPTGWSISNPDSDITWLLSTEASAFGVGIASTFMNFYDYDASTETDTLFTPILTGLQNGDSLKFNIAYARYGQFSDSLFVLLSTNGGNTFSRIYKKGGDSLKTAVTDDYFIPGPAQWRTEKLVLPSTVANNNVLIAFVGYNDFGNNLFLDNIKIGKQPLADVSVTSVRLFPEPYLINVPISVQTKLMWGGTGTPPQTIGLVYKLNAVPEFQNDGQFQNFNAFWSGNPPTATLTFVTPFSPNSIGEKTMYVRSFYLPDSTVNNDVGFKKFTVTKKITSFPYADSFEDSLSAWSTASFSLSNSWTRGNPNKEFITKAYSGKKCWVTDTLGTYRELENSFILSPVFDFSSLSETPIVSFFHNYQTEGGYDGAVLEYSIDGINFSTLGLFNNTSAVHWYDVEDSVAFIGDGNWGYSSSDYDFEDSGWVQSSFKLDDLVLQPSVRFRFRFGSDESETEEGWAIDDFRITFSAMVSGTVFNDKNGNAYRDSNETGIANWKVYQFGPHFNVDMEYDIDSTMTDSLGNYVFQNILPGIVTIQEEENVHWSQTFPPLNEDNERIHVLRTLGNDTLKGKNFGNVRFSHISGMKFHDANANGIKDSNENGLSGWKIVLRKLTADTVLTDSLGNFYFDNLKPGVYRLSEIPQDGWIQTVPPTKEYIIQISIGQHRENMLFGNTEASSISGIKWNDENSNGVRDSNEIGIEHWKFVVTGTANDTVETNANGIYKFNNLLSGVYQINEVKKDGWIQSYPEGNGAYEIVLPNKTDTTGFNFGNFQLATISGTLYEDRNQDGILDSTEKTPIKNIRIALSGTMADTVTSDSVGRFLFYGLESGTYTISPLVSNEWEVTYPSSGNYTLQLSSGQHLVENIFGLFKYGKVMGKVFHDLNANAQFDNDEPFLSSWQLTIVGAKNDSTFSDSSGYFSFEQLHAGNYTLKVLRPNNWYHSLPSSGLYVLSIKSGSVIEGKNFGNFKKGNITGITFHDFNGNGNIDTSDAPLFGWKVKITGPELDSMFTDVNGQYIFSSLRPGNYVVSEFVKTGWLQTFPVGSGGHNITLISGDSLYSRNFGNAFPCQLSGYSFVDYNGNGMRDSGDNGISQRIIRLSGTATYTLLSNQSGNFQFINLSPGQYFLRQEQEDEWIQTLPPPPGLYALNLFSGTVDSGKDFGNFQLGKIIGRKFNDFNGNGTYDEGEPFLPNWKIRLNGTKTDSLLTDAEGWFMFNGLFHGEYIVSEQQQSGWTQTYPTSPGTYTIQILSGTIVDTVYFGNRLTTSVTEIEGIPTTFALHQNFPNPFNPTTNIQFDIPNLAHVSICIYDVLGEKIATVIEKKLSAGKYTLEFNAASIKSGVYFYRMVAVSESGENFSSLKKMILLK from the coding sequence ATGAAATCAATTAATAATATTCTCGTTTTGCTTTTACTTTTTTTCTTTACCATTTCAAGTGTTTCTGTAACACTGAGCAACGAAAAATTTTCTTCAAGAAAAAAACCGGCATTAGTAGTAAAGAAAAAAAATGTAAAGGGTATTCGACGATTTTCGTTTGAGCAGAAATATTCTTACGGAACAAATCAGAAAAAAATTATTAAATCGTATTATCTTGAAGATTTTGAGAGCCAAAACTTTCCTCCTACAGGATGGAGTATTTCCAATCCGGATAGTGATATTACGTGGTTACTTTCTACAGAAGCAAGTGCTTTTGGTGTCGGAATTGCTTCAACGTTTATGAATTTTTACGATTACGATGCTTCCACAGAAACGGATACTCTCTTTACACCGATTCTCACGGGTTTGCAGAATGGAGATTCGTTGAAATTTAACATTGCATATGCGCGTTATGGACAGTTTAGCGATAGTCTTTTTGTATTGCTTTCTACGAATGGAGGAAACACGTTTTCAAGAATTTATAAAAAAGGCGGAGATAGTTTGAAAACTGCTGTAACGGATGATTATTTTATTCCTGGACCTGCGCAATGGAGAACAGAAAAACTTGTATTGCCTTCAACGGTTGCAAATAATAACGTTCTCATTGCATTTGTTGGATACAATGATTTTGGAAATAATTTATTTCTTGATAACATCAAAATCGGAAAACAACCGCTTGCTGATGTTTCCGTTACTTCCGTGCGATTATTCCCGGAACCGTATCTTATCAATGTTCCGATTTCTGTTCAGACAAAATTGATGTGGGGAGGAACAGGAACGCCGCCACAAACTATCGGGCTTGTTTATAAACTGAATGCAGTTCCTGAATTTCAGAACGACGGACAATTTCAAAACTTTAACGCATTTTGGAGTGGAAATCCCCCAACAGCAACGTTGACATTTGTTACACCATTTTCACCAAATTCCATCGGAGAGAAAACGATGTATGTTCGTTCGTTTTATTTGCCCGATAGTACTGTGAATAATGATGTAGGATTTAAAAAATTTACCGTGACAAAAAAAATAACTTCGTTTCCGTATGCTGATTCGTTCGAAGATTCATTGAGTGCGTGGAGTACTGCTTCTTTTTCTCTTTCAAATAGTTGGACAAGAGGAAATCCGAATAAAGAATTTATTACAAAAGCGTACAGCGGCAAAAAATGTTGGGTTACGGATACATTGGGAACGTACCGTGAATTGGAAAACTCATTTATCCTTTCGCCGGTTTTTGATTTTTCTTCTCTATCGGAAACTCCCATAGTGAGTTTTTTTCATAACTATCAAACAGAAGGAGGATATGATGGCGCAGTTCTCGAATATTCCATTGACGGTATAAATTTTTCAACACTTGGTTTGTTCAATAACACTTCTGCTGTGCATTGGTACGATGTTGAAGATTCGGTAGCATTCATTGGCGATGGAAATTGGGGTTACTCTTCATCTGATTATGATTTTGAAGACAGCGGATGGGTGCAATCTTCATTTAAATTGGATGACTTGGTATTGCAGCCGAGTGTTCGATTTCGTTTTCGATTTGGTTCGGATGAATCCGAAACGGAAGAAGGATGGGCGATTGATGATTTTCGGATTACGTTTTCTGCAATGGTGAGCGGTACTGTATTTAATGATAAAAACGGAAACGCTTATCGTGACTCTAATGAAACGGGAATTGCAAATTGGAAAGTATATCAATTTGGTCCACACTTCAACGTGGATATGGAATACGACATTGATTCGACAATGACGGATTCGTTAGGAAATTATGTTTTTCAAAATATACTTCCCGGAATTGTTACGATACAGGAAGAAGAAAACGTTCATTGGAGTCAAACATTTCCTCCTCTCAATGAAGATAATGAGCGGATTCACGTTCTACGTACGCTCGGCAATGATACATTGAAAGGGAAAAATTTTGGCAATGTGCGATTTAGCCATATTTCCGGAATGAAATTTCACGACGCCAATGCAAATGGAATAAAAGATTCCAATGAAAACGGTTTAAGCGGATGGAAAATTGTTTTGCGAAAACTTACTGCGGATACTGTGCTGACAGATTCTTTGGGAAATTTTTATTTTGATAATCTGAAACCTGGCGTATATCGTCTTTCTGAAATTCCGCAAGATGGATGGATACAAACTGTTCCGCCAACGAAAGAATACATCATTCAGATTTCAATTGGGCAACATCGTGAAAATATGTTGTTCGGAAATACTGAAGCAAGTTCTATTTCCGGAATAAAATGGAATGATGAAAATTCTAACGGTGTTCGTGATTCGAATGAAATTGGAATTGAGCACTGGAAATTTGTTGTTACCGGAACGGCAAATGATACTGTTGAAACAAATGCGAATGGTATCTATAAATTCAACAATCTCCTTTCCGGAGTATATCAAATCAACGAAGTAAAAAAAGACGGATGGATTCAATCGTATCCGGAAGGAAACGGAGCATACGAAATTGTATTGCCGAATAAAACTGATACAACAGGATTTAATTTTGGAAATTTTCAACTTGCGACAATTTCGGGAACATTGTACGAAGATAGGAATCAAGATGGAATTCTTGACTCAACGGAAAAAACTCCTATTAAAAATATTCGCATAGCACTGAGCGGAACAATGGCGGATACGGTAACTTCCGACAGCGTAGGAAGATTTTTATTTTATGGACTTGAATCCGGTACCTATACTATTTCGCCGCTTGTTTCGAACGAATGGGAAGTTACCTATCCGTCAAGCGGAAATTATACACTGCAACTTTCTTCCGGCCAACATTTGGTTGAAAATATCTTTGGTCTATTTAAGTATGGAAAAGTTATGGGAAAAGTTTTTCATGATTTAAACGCCAATGCCCAGTTCGATAACGATGAACCGTTTCTTTCGTCGTGGCAATTAACTATTGTTGGCGCAAAAAACGATTCTACGTTTTCTGACAGCAGCGGATATTTTTCTTTTGAACAATTACATGCAGGAAATTACACCCTAAAGGTATTGCGACCTAATAATTGGTATCATTCTCTTCCATCATCGGGATTATATGTTCTGTCGATAAAAAGCGGCTCAGTGATTGAGGGAAAAAATTTTGGTAACTTCAAAAAAGGAAACATCACAGGAATTACTTTCCACGATTTCAACGGAAACGGAAATATAGATACGAGCGACGCGCCATTATTTGGGTGGAAAGTAAAAATTACCGGACCCGAGCTTGATTCAATGTTCACTGATGTGAACGGTCAATACATATTTTCCAGTTTGCGTCCGGGGAATTATGTTGTTAGTGAATTTGTAAAAACCGGATGGCTGCAAACTTTTCCTGTTGGAAGTGGAGGACATAATATTACGCTCATAAGTGGAGATTCACTATATAGCAGAAATTTTGGTAATGCGTTTCCTTGCCAACTTTCCGGGTATTCATTTGTTGATTATAATGGAAACGGAATGAGAGATAGCGGTGATAATGGAATTTCACAACGCATCATTCGCTTAAGCGGCACTGCAACTTATACCCTGCTGTCGAATCAATCGGGAAATTTTCAATTCATCAATCTTTCTCCCGGTCAATATTTTTTAAGACAAGAACAAGAAGACGAATGGATTCAAACGTTACCTCCTCCTCCGGGATTGTATGCGCTGAATTTGTTTAGCGGTACAGTTGACAGCGGAAAAGATTTTGGAAATTTTCAACTTGGAAAAATTATAGGAAGAAAGTTTAATGACTTCAACGGAAATGGTACGTACGATGAAGGTGAACCATTTTTACCTAATTGGAAAATACGTTTAAACGGAACAAAAACAGATTCGCTCTTAACGGATGCGGAGGGTTGGTTTATGTTTAACGGATTATTTCACGGAGAGTATATTGTAAGTGAACAACAACAATCTGGTTGGACACAAACTTATCCGACTTCACCTGGAACATATACAATTCAAATACTATCGGGAACAATTGTAGATACTGTGTACTTTGGAAATCGTTTAACAACAAGCGTAACGGAGATTGAAGGAATTCCGACTACTTTCGCATTGCATCAGAATTTTCCGAATCCGTTTAACCCAACAACGAATATTCAATTTGATATTCCGAACTTGGCTCACGTTTCAATTTGTATTTATGATGTGTTAGGAGAGAAAATTGCAACAGTTATTGAAAAGAAATTATCTGCTGGCAAATATACTTTGGAATTTAATGCCGCAAGCATAAAGAGTGGGGTATATTTTTACAGAATGGTTGCCGTCAGTGAGAGCGGAGAAAATTTTTCTTCACTGAAAAAAATGATTTTGTTAAAATAA
- a CDS encoding cobalamin B12-binding domain-containing protein, producing MKKKIRVLIAKVGLDGHDRGAKVVAAALRDAGMEVIYSGLRKTPEMIVEAALQEDVDVIGISILSGAHMTVFPRIKKLMDEKKMDNVLLFGGGIIPQQDILKLTEIGCGKIFTPGTTTDEIVQYVKHWITTHHRD from the coding sequence ATGAAAAAAAAAATCCGTGTGTTAATAGCAAAAGTTGGATTAGATGGGCACGACCGAGGAGCAAAGGTTGTTGCGGCGGCGCTTCGGGATGCGGGAATGGAAGTGATTTATTCCGGCTTACGAAAAACTCCCGAAATGATAGTTGAGGCAGCGTTACAAGAAGATGTTGACGTTATCGGAATCAGTATTCTTAGTGGCGCGCATATGACAGTTTTTCCTCGTATTAAAAAACTCATGGATGAAAAGAAAATGGATAATGTTCTGCTTTTCGGTGGCGGAATTATTCCGCAACAAGATATTTTGAAATTAACCGAAATAGGATGCGGAAAAATTTTTACTCCCGGAACAACTACTGACGAAATTGTGCAATACGTAAAACATTGGATAACCACTCACCATCGAGATTGA
- a CDS encoding septum formation inhibitor Maf produces the protein MHFVSLFLCTTNVVLHFSKNFILASVSPRRKALLQLLGIHFSVCNSETEEKIISQLTPQENVQLLSLQKAKNVAQKNSQAIILGADTIVCLNGKTFGKPKSSVEAKQMLSELSGNTHTVYTGFTILDTPSYRTHTSFEATEVTFRKITNDEIEFYVTKIQPFDKAGAYGIQDDIGAVFIEKINGDFYNVVGLPLCKVFLALQQFSIS, from the coding sequence ATGCATTTCGTATCGCTTTTTTTATGTACAACAAACGTCGTGCTTCATTTTTCAAAAAATTTTATTCTTGCTTCCGTATCACCACGAAGAAAAGCATTACTCCAACTTCTTGGAATTCATTTTTCAGTTTGTAATAGCGAAACAGAGGAAAAAATAATTTCTCAACTTACACCGCAGGAAAACGTTCAGTTACTTTCATTACAGAAAGCAAAGAATGTTGCGCAAAAAAATTCTCAAGCAATTATTCTTGGTGCAGATACGATTGTGTGTCTGAATGGTAAAACATTTGGCAAACCGAAATCTTCAGTAGAAGCAAAACAAATGCTTTCAGAATTAAGTGGAAATACTCATACAGTTTATACAGGATTTACGATTCTTGATACACCATCATATCGCACGCATACATCGTTTGAAGCAACAGAAGTTACGTTCAGAAAAATTACAAACGATGAGATAGAATTTTACGTAACCAAAATTCAACCGTTCGACAAAGCGGGTGCCTATGGAATCCAAGACGATATTGGTGCAGTGTTTATCGAAAAAATCAATGGCGATTTTTATAACGTCGTTGGGCTTCCGCTTTGTAAAGTGTTTCTTGCATTACAACAATTTTCCATTTCATAA
- a CDS encoding DUF3098 domain-containing protein codes for MPFESINFVVMGIGLLFILAGYFLLSKSDVHGFTPLVLSPLLLIIGYCVLIPLGIMYRKKIPTEAPTPIEEIN; via the coding sequence TTGCCTTTTGAATCAATAAATTTTGTTGTAATGGGTATCGGATTACTTTTTATTTTGGCAGGATATTTTCTGCTTTCTAAAAGTGATGTACACGGATTTACTCCGCTTGTGTTATCTCCATTGCTTTTGATTATTGGTTATTGTGTGCTGATTCCTTTAGGAATAATGTATAGGAAAAAGATTCCAACCGAAGCGCCAACACCCATAGAAGAAATAAACTAA
- a CDS encoding ABC transporter ATP-binding protein has protein sequence MGIEKKILLRAEDVHKVFIVNEKEEQYIHVLKEISLEIYSGEIVSIVGPSGSGKSTLLHILGTLEKPNKGSVFFSEKNIVELYDEELVRIRNKEIGFVFQFHHLLPEFTAVENVMLPALIAGMKTNEAKSRAEYLLKEVGLHERFVHKPNELSGGEQQRVAIARALMNEPKIIFADEPTGNLDITNAEMLRELFVELNEKFQQTFVIVTHNEHFILGGCVFRLEGGKIFSQK, from the coding sequence ATGGGAATAGAGAAGAAAATTCTACTTCGCGCAGAGGATGTTCACAAAGTATTCATTGTGAATGAAAAGGAAGAACAATATATTCATGTGTTGAAAGAAATTTCTTTGGAAATATATTCTGGAGAAATTGTTTCGATCGTCGGACCATCGGGTTCGGGAAAAAGTACGTTATTGCACATACTTGGCACATTGGAAAAACCAAATAAAGGAAGTGTTTTTTTTAGTGAAAAAAATATCGTTGAACTATATGATGAAGAATTAGTGCGAATTCGAAACAAAGAAATCGGTTTCGTGTTTCAATTTCATCATTTGCTTCCTGAATTTACAGCGGTGGAAAATGTAATGCTTCCCGCACTCATCGCTGGAATGAAAACAAACGAAGCAAAAAGCCGTGCAGAATATTTGTTGAAAGAAGTCGGATTGCATGAGCGTTTCGTACATAAGCCGAATGAACTTTCGGGAGGTGAACAACAGCGTGTTGCAATTGCGAGAGCACTGATGAACGAGCCGAAAATCATTTTTGCCGACGAACCGACTGGGAACTTGGATATTACAAACGCAGAAATGTTACGCGAATTATTTGTAGAACTGAATGAAAAATTTCAGCAAACATTTGTTATTGTTACGCATAATGAACATTTCATTCTTGGCGGTTGTGTTTTTCGACTTGAAGGCGGTAAAATATTTTCTCAAAAATAA